One window of Candidatus Binatia bacterium genomic DNA carries:
- the nusA gene encoding transcription termination factor NusA has translation MDVQLSRVIEQVSKEKQIDRDVIIEAIEGAMLQAARRQYGPTRQIEAKYNPEIGEVELFEIKRVVDVVNEPDSEITLEQARREYDEEAEIGDEFLAKLPRPDGRIAAQAAKQAIIQKVRDAERELIYNEFKDRKGEIFSGIVQRFEKKNIIVNLGRTDAILPEKEQIPRERYRQGDRIRAYIYDVDLTAKGPQIILSRTHPNLLIELFRQEVPEIYEGIVEVKAAVREPGGRAKIAVISHDRDVDPVGACVGMRGTRVQAVVQELRGEKIDIIHWTPDPAEFVCRALAPAKVSKIIIDEEEHAMEVIVPDDQLSLAIGKKGQNVTLASRLTGWRLDVRGESEADEEARRARASLTAIPGVSDVTAELLMQHGFKSAEEVAESDPESIAEVEGIGPERAVGIVESARQHVAEKRELEAQAEREAAAAREAEAEAALEGGELIPDLDGGDTGAELAEAPAEAESRSEDEA, from the coding sequence ATGGATGTTCAGCTCAGCCGCGTGATCGAGCAGGTCAGCAAGGAGAAGCAGATCGATCGCGACGTCATCATCGAAGCGATCGAAGGCGCCATGCTGCAGGCCGCTCGTCGGCAGTACGGTCCGACCCGCCAGATCGAAGCCAAGTACAACCCGGAGATCGGCGAGGTCGAGCTGTTCGAGATCAAGCGGGTGGTCGACGTCGTCAACGAGCCCGACAGCGAGATCACGCTCGAGCAGGCGCGCCGCGAGTACGACGAGGAAGCCGAGATCGGTGACGAGTTCCTCGCCAAGCTGCCGCGTCCGGACGGCCGCATCGCCGCGCAGGCCGCGAAGCAGGCGATCATCCAGAAGGTTCGCGACGCCGAGCGCGAGCTGATCTACAACGAGTTCAAGGATCGCAAGGGCGAGATCTTCTCGGGCATCGTGCAGCGCTTCGAGAAGAAGAACATCATCGTCAACCTGGGGCGCACCGACGCGATCCTGCCGGAGAAGGAGCAGATCCCGCGCGAGCGCTACCGTCAGGGTGACCGGATCCGCGCCTACATCTACGACGTCGACCTGACGGCCAAGGGCCCGCAGATCATCCTGTCGCGCACGCACCCGAACCTGCTCATCGAGCTCTTCCGCCAGGAGGTGCCCGAGATCTACGAGGGCATCGTCGAGGTGAAGGCCGCCGTGCGCGAGCCCGGCGGCCGCGCCAAGATCGCGGTGATCTCGCACGACCGCGACGTCGACCCGGTCGGCGCCTGCGTCGGCATGCGCGGCACGCGCGTCCAGGCGGTCGTGCAGGAGCTGCGCGGCGAGAAGATCGACATCATCCACTGGACGCCGGATCCCGCCGAGTTCGTCTGTCGCGCGCTCGCGCCGGCGAAGGTGTCGAAGATCATCATCGACGAGGAAGAGCACGCGATGGAGGTGATCGTCCCCGACGATCAGCTCTCGCTCGCGATCGGCAAGAAGGGCCAGAACGTGACGCTCGCGTCGCGCCTCACCGGCTGGCGTCTCGACGTCCGCGGCGAGTCGGAGGCCGACGAGGAGGCGCGTCGCGCCCGCGCCTCGCTGACCGCCATCCCCGGCGTGAGCGACGTGACCGCCGAGCTGCTGATGCAGCACGGCTTCAAGTCGGCCGAGGAGGTCGCGGAGTCGGATCCCGAGTCGATCGCCGAGGTCGAGGGCATTGGTCCCGAGCGTGCGGTCGGCATCGTCGAGTCGGCGCGCCAGCACGTCGCCGAGAAGCGCGAGCTCGAGGCGCAGGCCGAGCGCGAGGCGGCGGCGGCGCGCGAGGCCGAGGCCGAGGCGGCCCTCGAGGGCGGCGAGCTGATTCCGGACCTCGACGGCGGCGACACCGGCGCGGAGCTCGCCGAGGCTCCGGCCGAAGCGGAGAGTCGGAGCGAGGACGAAGCTTGA
- the rimP gene encoding ribosome maturation factor RimP, whose product MRTNVADKVADLVEPIACERGLDLVDVEFQPKGRRSVLRVYLDRPGGISLDDLASFSREVSTLLDAHDAVPGSYTLECSSPGINRRLRKQVDFERFCGKSIRVRTTTPIAGSRNFFGRLLSASSEGIEIEDETQGRVKVPFRSIERAHYEHDFDAELRGGRS is encoded by the coding sequence ATGCGCACGAACGTCGCCGACAAGGTCGCCGATCTGGTGGAGCCGATCGCGTGTGAGCGCGGGCTCGACCTGGTCGACGTCGAGTTCCAGCCGAAGGGCCGGCGATCCGTTCTGCGGGTGTATCTCGACCGTCCCGGCGGCATCAGCCTCGACGACCTCGCCTCGTTCAGCCGCGAGGTGAGCACGCTGCTCGACGCCCACGACGCCGTCCCCGGTTCCTACACCCTCGAGTGCTCATCCCCCGGTATCAACCGCCGGCTGCGCAAGCAGGTCGACTTCGAGCGCTTCTGCGGCAAGTCGATCCGCGTGCGCACGACCACACCCATCGCTGGCTCGCGTAACTTCTTCGGCCGCCTGCTCTCGGCCTCGAGCGAAGGCATCGAGATCGAGGACGAGACGCAGGGTCGTGTGAAGGTGCCGTTCCGCTCCATCGAGCGGGCGCACTACGAGCACGACTTCGATGCCGAGTTGCGCGGTGGGCGATCCTGA
- a CDS encoding long-chain fatty acid--CoA ligase: protein MERTVEIEKFQSLPQMFFARAAKWADRPRYRVHRDGRWVDVDWRTMEQAVREIAAGLIGLGIERGDRVAIFAATCPEWVEIDLAIQAAGGIPIPIYHSNLANEAGFIMLDSESRMVWVDGEKPLAKVREALANGVELDDGSRAPLRLDRILLMQGDAGGAEDVITLQELRRRGREDRAALAEVDRRVAAIQRDDLATIVYTSGTTGSPKGVVQTQNNHLSMVENVSTIALVEPDDVDFFFLPLAHSFARFIAYYGIYVGSLTAFARSIDTLQQDIAATKPTVIPAVPRIYEKIYARIQATRQDSSPLKQQIFDWALDIGRQRSTYEQAREPVPIWLQALNLVARKLVFSRVQELLGGRVRVMVSGASPIAREILEFFHAFELLILEGYGLTETTPALTINRIDDYKFGTVGKPIPGCQITIAPDGEIYAKGPNVAQGYYKRPEETAAAWDADGWFHTGDIGEFDSDGFLRITDRKKDLIKTSGGKYVAPQKIENLLKTRPHISQAIVIGNNRKYVTALLAIDEETALQMHAKLGIDQGRRDELVRHPEVLQLVEAQVAEVNRKLASFESIKYFRLLPGELSEQNGELTPSLKIKRKVIEARYADLIQEMYRDA from the coding sequence ATGGAGCGAACCGTCGAGATCGAGAAGTTCCAGAGCCTTCCGCAGATGTTCTTCGCGCGGGCCGCGAAGTGGGCCGACCGGCCGCGGTACCGCGTCCACCGCGACGGCCGCTGGGTCGACGTCGACTGGCGGACGATGGAGCAGGCGGTGCGCGAGATCGCGGCCGGTCTGATCGGCCTCGGCATCGAGCGCGGCGACCGCGTCGCGATCTTCGCCGCGACCTGTCCCGAGTGGGTCGAGATCGACCTCGCGATCCAGGCCGCGGGCGGGATCCCGATTCCGATCTACCACTCGAACCTCGCCAACGAGGCGGGCTTCATCATGCTCGACTCCGAGTCGCGCATGGTGTGGGTCGACGGCGAGAAGCCGCTCGCCAAGGTCCGCGAAGCGCTCGCGAACGGCGTCGAGCTCGACGACGGCAGCCGCGCGCCGCTGCGCCTCGACCGCATCCTGCTCATGCAAGGCGACGCGGGCGGCGCCGAGGACGTGATCACGCTCCAGGAGCTGCGGCGCCGCGGACGCGAAGATCGCGCGGCGCTCGCCGAGGTCGACCGGCGCGTCGCCGCGATCCAGCGCGACGACCTCGCGACCATCGTCTACACCTCGGGCACGACCGGCTCGCCGAAGGGCGTCGTGCAGACGCAGAACAACCACCTGTCGATGGTCGAGAACGTGTCGACCATCGCGCTCGTCGAGCCCGACGACGTCGACTTCTTCTTCCTGCCGCTCGCGCACTCGTTCGCGCGCTTCATCGCGTACTACGGCATCTACGTCGGCAGCTTGACGGCGTTCGCGCGCAGCATCGACACCCTGCAGCAGGACATCGCGGCGACCAAGCCGACGGTCATCCCAGCGGTGCCGCGCATCTACGAGAAGATCTACGCGCGCATCCAGGCGACGCGTCAGGACTCGAGCCCGCTCAAGCAGCAGATCTTCGACTGGGCGCTCGACATCGGTCGTCAGCGCAGCACGTACGAGCAGGCGCGGGAGCCGGTGCCGATCTGGCTGCAGGCGCTGAACCTGGTCGCGCGCAAGCTCGTGTTCTCGCGCGTGCAGGAGCTGCTCGGCGGACGCGTGCGCGTCATGGTGTCGGGGGCGTCGCCGATCGCGCGCGAGATCCTCGAGTTCTTCCACGCCTTCGAGCTGCTGATCCTCGAGGGCTACGGCCTGACCGAGACCACGCCGGCGCTGACCATCAACCGGATCGACGACTACAAGTTCGGCACCGTCGGCAAGCCGATCCCCGGCTGCCAGATCACGATCGCGCCCGACGGCGAGATCTACGCCAAGGGTCCGAACGTCGCGCAGGGCTACTACAAGCGTCCCGAGGAGACCGCCGCCGCGTGGGACGCCGACGGCTGGTTCCACACCGGCGACATCGGCGAGTTCGACAGCGACGGCTTCCTGCGCATCACCGACCGCAAGAAGGACCTGATCAAGACCTCAGGCGGCAAGTACGTCGCGCCGCAGAAGATCGAGAACCTGCTCAAGACCCGGCCGCACATCAGCCAGGCGATCGTGATCGGCAACAACCGCAAGTACGTCACGGCGCTGCTCGCGATCGACGAGGAGACCGCGCTGCAGATGCACGCCAAGCTCGGCATCGATCAGGGGCGGCGCGACGAGCTCGTCCGCCACCCGGAGGTGCTGCAGCTGGTCGAGGCCCAGGTCGCCGAGGTGAACCGCAAGCTCGCCTCGTTCGAGAGCATCAAGTACTTCCGGCTGCTGCCGGGCGAGCTCTCGGAGCAGAACGGCGAGCTGACGCCGTCGCTCAAGATCAAGCGCAAGGTGATCGAGGCGCGCTACGCCGACCTGATCCAGGAGATGTACCGCGACGCTTGA
- the greA gene encoding transcription elongation factor GreA, with product MELPIVERLKRELAELQRELSQDLPARLEEARAHGDLRENAEYEAAKHRQGVLRARIGQTQARLRELSMYSLARIPRDKISYGSKVTLEDVDTGERVQYQLVFPEEIDASAGMISVSAPIGQALMNKAPGDEVVVQTPSGRKTYEVVDLETLHDRMSNSKPSGD from the coding sequence ATGGAGCTACCGATCGTCGAGCGTCTCAAACGTGAGCTAGCGGAGCTGCAGCGCGAGCTCTCGCAGGACCTGCCGGCGCGCCTCGAGGAAGCGCGCGCCCACGGCGACCTGCGCGAGAACGCGGAGTACGAGGCGGCGAAGCACCGTCAAGGCGTCCTGCGTGCGCGCATCGGCCAGACGCAGGCGCGCCTGCGCGAGCTGTCGATGTACAGCCTCGCGCGCATTCCCCGCGACAAGATCTCCTACGGCAGCAAGGTCACGCTCGAAGACGTCGATACGGGCGAGCGCGTGCAGTACCAGCTCGTCTTTCCGGAGGAGATCGACGCGTCGGCCGGGATGATCTCGGTCAGCGCGCCGATCGGCCAGGCGCTGATGAACAAGGCCCCCGGCGACGAGGTCGTCGTGCAGACGCCGAGCGGGCGCAAAACCTACGAGGTCGTCGACCTCGAAACGCTGCACGACCGGATGAGCAACTCGAAGCCGTCCGGCGACTGA
- a CDS encoding phosphoribosyltransferase family protein, whose translation MAILDLLLTLLYPPRCAGCLRELRRTPPCGLCRGCVAELAGIDAACRRCGEPGVTSLCSVCRRTPPPFGRARACFLYVEGGLSSALVTRWKFHRDHVAGASLARLLAAHRQRDGECYDVVVPVPLHRSRLAGRGFNQSALLARAARLPGERLGIDALARTVATPHQLALGRGARTGNVRAAFAVRDAAAVRGCSVLLVDDVLTTGATAAACARALLDAGAARVDVWTLARTPRPAHWTLDVASRAQIASVAS comes from the coding sequence TTGGCCATCCTAGACCTTTTGCTGACGCTTCTCTACCCACCGCGCTGCGCGGGCTGCCTGCGGGAGCTGCGCCGGACACCGCCCTGCGGCTTGTGCCGCGGCTGCGTCGCCGAGCTCGCCGGGATCGACGCCGCCTGCCGTCGCTGCGGCGAGCCGGGCGTGACGTCGCTCTGTAGCGTCTGCCGCCGCACACCGCCGCCGTTCGGACGCGCGCGGGCCTGCTTCCTCTACGTCGAGGGTGGTCTCTCGAGCGCGCTCGTCACGCGCTGGAAGTTCCACCGCGACCACGTGGCCGGCGCGAGCCTCGCCCGACTCCTCGCCGCGCACAGGCAGCGGGACGGCGAATGCTATGACGTCGTCGTGCCCGTGCCGCTGCACCGCTCGCGCCTCGCGGGTCGGGGCTTCAACCAGTCCGCGCTCCTGGCACGCGCCGCGCGCCTGCCGGGCGAGCGCCTCGGCATCGACGCGCTCGCGCGCACCGTCGCGACGCCGCACCAGCTCGCGCTCGGGCGCGGCGCGCGAACCGGCAACGTCCGCGCCGCGTTCGCGGTCCGCGATGCCGCGGCCGTGCGCGGATGCTCGGTCCTGCTCGTCGACGACGTCCTCACCACCGGCGCGACCGCCGCCGCGTGCGCGCGCGCGCTGCTCGACGCCGGCGCCGCGCGCGTCGACGTGTGGACGCTCGCGCGCACGCCGCGTCCAGCGCACTGGACGCTCGACGTCGCGTCGCGTGCCCAGATCGCGAGCGTTGCCTCATGA